The sequence below is a genomic window from Burkholderia contaminans.
ACCGCGAGCGCGGCCAGATGGCGTACGCCACCGGCAAGCGCGCGGTCGAGCTGGTGCGCGAAAACGTGCGCCCGTCGGCGATCATGACGCGCGCGGCGTTCGAGAATGCGATCGTCGTCGCGTCCGCGCTCGGCGCATCGACCAACTGCCCGCCGCACCTGATCGCGATCGCGCGCCACATGGGCGTCGAACTGGGCCTGGACGACTGGCAGCGCCTCGGCGAGGCCGTGCCGCTGCTCGTCAACTGCATGCCGGCCGGCGAGTACCTCGGCGAGAGCTTCCACCGCGCCGGCGGCGTGCCCGCGGTACTGCGCCAGCTCGATGCGGCCGGCCTGCTGCGGCGCGACTGCGCGACCGTGTCCGGCCGCGCGATCGGCGAGATCGCCGACACCGCGCCCGACGCCGACCACGACGTGATCCGCACGCCCGACGCACCGCTCAAGCATGGCGCGGGCTTCATGGTGCTGTCGGGCAACTTCTTCGACAGCGCGATCATGAAGATGTCGGTGGTCGGTGAAGCGTTCCGCCGGACCTATCTGGCCGAGCCGGGCGCGGAGAACACGTTCGAGGCGCGCGCGATCGTGTTCGAAGGCCCCGAGGACTACCACGCGCGCATCAACGATCCCGCGCTGAACATCGACGAGCGCTGCATCCTCGTGATTCGCGGCTGCGGCACGGTCGGCTACCCGGGCAGCGCGGAAGTCGTCAACATGGCGCCGCCGGCCGAACTCGTGAAGCGCGGTGTGACCTCGCTGCCCTGCATGGGCGACGGCCGCCAGAGCGGTACGTCGGCCAGCCCGTCGATCCTGAACGTGTCGCCCGAGGCGGCGGTCGGCGGCGGCCTGGCGCTGCTGCGCACGAACGACCGCATTCGCGTGGACCTGAATCGCCGCAGCGTCGACGTGCTCGTGGACGAGGATGAACTCGCGCGCCGTCGCGAGACGGCGAGCTTCACGGTGCCGCAGGCGCAGACGCCGTGGCAGGCACTCTATCGCCAGTTCGTCGGCCAGTTGTCCACCGGCGGCTGCCTCGAGCCCGCCACGCTGTACCTGAAGGTGATCGAACAACGCGGCAACCCGCGCCATTCGCACTGACCCTCCCTGCCCACGACCCTTGCCGAGCTGACCATGCGTACTCTTTCCGTTTCCGACTGCCTGCCGCACGACCTGGCGCAAGCGCTGCTGATCGGCCGTGTGTGGCGGCACGACGGCGCCCATGCGGGCCCGAGCGTCGTTGCCGTGCGCGACGGCGAAGTGATCGACATCACGCGCACCGTACCGACCACCGCAGACCTGTTCGACCGCCCCGACGCGGCCGCCATCGCCCGCACGGCGCCCGGCGAATCGCTGGGCCGCGTCGAGCCGCTGCTGCAGGCGGCGCTCGACGGCACGCGCGGCGCGACCCACCTGCTCGCACCGTGCGACGTGCAGGCCGTCAAGGCATGCGGCGTCACCTTCGCCGTCAGCCTGATCGAGCGCGTGATCGAGGAACAGGCCGGCGGCGACCCCGTGAAGGCAGCGGACGTGCGCGCGACCATCGCGGCCACCATCGGCACCGATCTGTCGAAGATCGTGCCGGGCTCGGACGCCGCGATGCGGCTGAAGGCGGAACTCGAGCGCCGCGGCGCGTGGTCGCAATACATGGAAGTCGGCATCGGCCCCGATGCCGAGGTGTTCTCGAAGGCGCAGCCGATGTCGGCGGTGGGCTTCGGCGCGGACGTGGGGCTGCTGCCGGTTTCGGTATGGAACAACCCCGAGCCGGAGATCGTCCTCGCGGTTTCCAGCGACGGCAGGCCGGTGGGCGCGACGCTCGGCAACGACGTGAACCTGCGCGACATCGAAGGCCGCTCGGCGCTGCTGCTCGGCAAGTGCAAGGACAACAACGGCTCGTGCGCGATCGGCCCGTTCGTGCGGCTGTTCGATGGGGGCTTCACGCTGGACAGCGTGCGCGAGGCCAGCGTGTCGCTGCACGTCGAAGGCGCGGACGACGGCTTCGTCCTCGACGGCATCAGCCACATGCGCGAGATCAGCCGCGACCCGGCCGACCTCGTCGCGCAGACCTGCGGCGCGCATCACCAGTATCCGGACGGCTTCATGCTGTTCCTCGGCACGATGTTTTCGCCGATCCAGGATCGCGACGCGCCCGGCGGCGGATTCACGCATCACCTCGGCGACCGCGTCACGATCTCCACGCCCGCGCTCGGCGCACTCGTCAACACCGTGCGGCTGTGCACCGAGATCGCGCCTTGGACCTTCGGCGTGCGCGCGCTGTATGCCAATCTGGCCGCACGCGGCCTGCTTGCGCCGTAAGGCCCGCAGGCTCGACGCCCCCCATCGACATCGACGCGCGGCGGATCGACGGCCAGGCCGCACGCTCACGCACGCGGTTGCGATCGAGGGTGGCGCGAATGCGTGCCGCGCCGATGCGGCCGCCCGGCGAAATCATGCAAAATACGCCCCATCTGAGATGGGGAGACGCGCCCGTGGGGATCAACTTCGACTTGAACGACTTGCAGGCGTTTCGCGCGGTCGTGGAAACGGGCAGTTTCCGCAAGGCCGCGGAATCGGTCAGCATTTCCCAGCCCGCGTTGAGTCGCCGGATCGACAAGCTCGAGGAAGCGCTCGGCGTGCGCCTGTTCGAGCGCACCACGCGTCGCGTCGCGCTCACCACGGTCGGCCGCGTGTTCGCCCAGAGCGCCGAACAGCTGCTCGACGATCTCGATGCGGCGCTGCTCGGCATTCGCGACGTGTCGTCGAGCCGCCTGGGCCATGTGACCATCGCGTGCGTGCCCTCGGTCGCCTACTACTTTCTGCCGGCCATCATCGCGCGCTATCATCAGCGCTTTCCGCGCATCCGGGTCAAGCTGCTGGACGCGAGCGCGAACGAGGTGCTGGGCGCCGTCATCAGCGGCGAAGCCGATTTCGGCGTGAGCTTCATGGGCAGCCAGGAATCCGACATCGAGTTCAAGATGTTGCTCCAGGAGCGGTTCGTCGCTGCCTGCCGCCGCGACCATCCGCTCGCGCGCAAGAAGCGCGTTACCTGGAACGAACTGTACGAGCACGATTACGTGTCGGTGGACAAGACTTCCGGGAACCGCCTGTTGCTCGACCAGGCGCTGGCCGCCGTGGCGCCGCGGGGGCCGAGCGTATGCGAAGCGCGCCACGTGACGACCCTGCTCGGCTTGATCGAGGCGGGGCTCGGCGTCGCCGCGGTGCCGTCGATGGCGATGCCCGGGCACGACCACCCGATTCTCACGAGCGTGCCGCTCGTCGAGCCGGTCGTCAAACGCCGCGTGGGCATCGTCAAGCGGCGCGGACGGCCGCTCACGCCGGCCGCCGAAGCATTTCACCGGATGATCGTCGACGCGAAGCGCGACGGCATCGCGAACAGCGATGCATCGGTGTGACAACGACACAAGAGACACGAAGGAAGACCGTTCCGTGAGGTTGGCCAGGCTGCTCAAATCGCTCTACGTGCAGGTCCTGCTCGCGATGCTGCTCGGCGTGACCGTCGGTCATGTATGGCCGGACGCAGGCGCGATGTTCAAACCGCTCAGCGACGCGTTCGTCGGCCTCGTGAGGATGACCATCGCGCCGATCGTGTTCTGCACGATCGTCTCGGGCATCACGTCGCTGGCGAACGGGCAGGCAATCGGCCGCACGATCGTGCGGGCGCTCGCGCTCTTCTATCTGCTCACCGCCGTCGCGCTCGCCATCGGGCTCATCACCGCGTTCGTGTTGCAACCGGGCGCCGGCATG
It includes:
- a CDS encoding IlvD/Edd family dehydratase, with protein sequence MSHTPRRLRSQEWFDDPAHADMTALYVERFMNYGLTREELQSGRPVIGIAQTGSDLAPCNRHHIELAERTKAGIRDAGGIPMEFPVHPLAEQSRRPTAALDRNLAYLGLVEVLHGFPLDGVVLTTGCDKTTPACLMAAATVDMPAIVLSGGPMLDGWHDGKRVGSGTVIWHARNLLAAGEIDYEGFMQLTTASSPSIGHCNTMGTALSMNSLAEALGMSLPGCASIPAAYRERGQMAYATGKRAVELVRENVRPSAIMTRAAFENAIVVASALGASTNCPPHLIAIARHMGVELGLDDWQRLGEAVPLLVNCMPAGEYLGESFHRAGGVPAVLRQLDAAGLLRRDCATVSGRAIGEIADTAPDADHDVIRTPDAPLKHGAGFMVLSGNFFDSAIMKMSVVGEAFRRTYLAEPGAENTFEARAIVFEGPEDYHARINDPALNIDERCILVIRGCGTVGYPGSAEVVNMAPPAELVKRGVTSLPCMGDGRQSGTSASPSILNVSPEAAVGGGLALLRTNDRIRVDLNRRSVDVLVDEDELARRRETASFTVPQAQTPWQALYRQFVGQLSTGGCLEPATLYLKVIEQRGNPRHSH
- a CDS encoding fumarylacetoacetate hydrolase family protein, whose product is MRTLSVSDCLPHDLAQALLIGRVWRHDGAHAGPSVVAVRDGEVIDITRTVPTTADLFDRPDAAAIARTAPGESLGRVEPLLQAALDGTRGATHLLAPCDVQAVKACGVTFAVSLIERVIEEQAGGDPVKAADVRATIAATIGTDLSKIVPGSDAAMRLKAELERRGAWSQYMEVGIGPDAEVFSKAQPMSAVGFGADVGLLPVSVWNNPEPEIVLAVSSDGRPVGATLGNDVNLRDIEGRSALLLGKCKDNNGSCAIGPFVRLFDGGFTLDSVREASVSLHVEGADDGFVLDGISHMREISRDPADLVAQTCGAHHQYPDGFMLFLGTMFSPIQDRDAPGGGFTHHLGDRVTISTPALGALVNTVRLCTEIAPWTFGVRALYANLAARGLLAP
- a CDS encoding LysR family transcriptional regulator, yielding MGINFDLNDLQAFRAVVETGSFRKAAESVSISQPALSRRIDKLEEALGVRLFERTTRRVALTTVGRVFAQSAEQLLDDLDAALLGIRDVSSSRLGHVTIACVPSVAYYFLPAIIARYHQRFPRIRVKLLDASANEVLGAVISGEADFGVSFMGSQESDIEFKMLLQERFVAACRRDHPLARKKRVTWNELYEHDYVSVDKTSGNRLLLDQALAAVAPRGPSVCEARHVTTLLGLIEAGLGVAAVPSMAMPGHDHPILTSVPLVEPVVKRRVGIVKRRGRPLTPAAEAFHRMIVDAKRDGIANSDASV